In Dehalogenimonas etheniformans, one genomic interval encodes:
- a CDS encoding HEAT repeat domain-containing protein: MEPEQKNKIDNLVALLNCDDPIQCRKARRQLIKIGQAAVPALISAASSGFTMKRWEALAALGSIGGQDAIKTLISHLGDADYGIRWTAADNLIKIGEPALIPVLKATISNSKSLPFRDGVHHFLTDATSVADPHNEILETVLKSLEEPVAELAAPVAAEAALDKLREFNKVAEVKR; encoded by the coding sequence ATGGAACCCGAACAGAAAAACAAGATAGACAACCTGGTGGCTCTCCTCAATTGTGACGATCCGATTCAATGCCGGAAAGCCCGACGGCAACTGATCAAAATCGGGCAGGCGGCTGTCCCTGCGCTGATCAGTGCAGCTTCAAGCGGATTCACCATGAAGCGCTGGGAAGCCCTGGCTGCCCTGGGTTCCATAGGGGGGCAGGACGCTATAAAGACCCTGATAAGCCACCTCGGTGACGCCGACTATGGCATCAGGTGGACCGCGGCGGACAATCTTATCAAGATCGGTGAACCGGCGTTGATACCGGTGCTTAAAGCCACTATCAGCAACAGCAAGTCCCTGCCGTTCCGCGATGGCGTCCACCATTTCCTGACGGACGCAACTTCTGTAGCCGATCCGCACAACGAGATCCTCGAAACAGTACTAAAGAGCCTCGAAGAGCCAGTCGCCGAACTTGCCGCGCCTGTGGCTGCTGAAGCCGCCCTCGACAAGTTGCGGGAATTCAACAAAGTCGCAGAGGTTAAGCGTTAA
- the msrA gene encoding peptide-methionine (S)-S-oxide reductase MsrA encodes MSGENLKKATFAGGCFWCMQPPFRKLEGVTDVVVGYSGGTKENPTYEEVSTGTTGYLESVQVTYDPSKISYDKLLDTFWHQIDPTDSEGQFVDKGTQYHTAIFYHDDEQRQQADASKKALDASGKFKKPVVTEIKPFKNFYPAEQYHQDYAKKNPGQYGMYRMFSGRDQFLKKTWGESKGVTVYTTPGCNNCRMTKEYLKSKKIDFDEVDITAHEDAAEMIVDKTGQFGVPVIQIGEDFQVGFDEKDIDKFLKEHMAVTS; translated from the coding sequence ATGTCTGGGGAAAATCTTAAAAAAGCGACGTTCGCGGGGGGCTGCTTCTGGTGCATGCAGCCGCCGTTTAGAAAACTCGAAGGGGTGACAGATGTCGTCGTCGGGTATTCCGGCGGCACCAAGGAAAACCCCACCTACGAAGAAGTATCGACCGGCACCACTGGCTACCTCGAATCGGTGCAGGTGACCTATGATCCGTCAAAGATATCTTACGATAAGCTGCTGGACACGTTCTGGCACCAGATCGACCCTACCGACTCCGAGGGACAGTTCGTGGACAAGGGAACCCAGTATCACACAGCTATTTTCTATCATGATGATGAGCAGAGGCAGCAAGCCGACGCATCCAAAAAGGCGCTCGATGCCTCCGGCAAGTTCAAAAAGCCGGTGGTGACCGAAATAAAGCCGTTCAAGAACTTCTACCCCGCCGAGCAATACCACCAGGATTACGCCAAGAAAAATCCCGGCCAGTACGGGATGTACCGCATGTTTTCCGGCCGCGACCAATTCCTGAAGAAAACCTGGGGAGAATCCAAGGGTGTCACGGTTTACACCACGCCCGGCTGCAACAACTGCCGGATGACCAAAGAGTACCTGAAGTCGAAGAAGATCGATTTCGACGAGGTTGACATCACAGCGCACGAGGACGCGGCAGAGATGATCGTCGACAAGACCGGGCAGTTCGGGGTGCCGGTTATCCAGATCGGGGAAGATTTCCAGGTAGGATTCGATGAAAAGGACATCGATAAGTTTTTGAAAGAGCATATGGCGGTGACATCGTGA
- a CDS encoding NAD(P)/FAD-dependent oxidoreductase — MKCEQEIKDIIIVGGGPAAITSAIYAARMKRCVWMLYEVLAGQASLTSNIENYTGFRMISGSDFTDTLQDHLDDYDLQPMKEKVLEVRKNDGLFEVKTGGNLYKSKAVIVASGARHRELGVPGEKEFLGHGVAYCVICDAPFFRNKDVAVVGGGNSALTTALELVKYASRIYLLSKNEGLMGEQTLIQAVKVSEKIEFVPSAKILKITGDKFVNGIEFEVKGTAKNLEVRGVFIEIGYIPNSEIIDVKKNNRNEIIINERNETSEEGLFAAGDVTNIEIKQIVVAAGEGAKAALAASQYLDRIGGGYGH, encoded by the coding sequence GTGAAGTGCGAACAGGAGATCAAAGACATCATCATCGTAGGGGGAGGCCCCGCCGCGATCACCTCCGCCATCTACGCGGCCAGGATGAAAAGGTGTGTCTGGATGCTGTACGAGGTGTTGGCCGGCCAGGCTTCGCTGACCAGCAATATCGAAAATTACACGGGTTTCAGGATGATCTCGGGGAGCGACTTCACCGACACCCTTCAAGACCATCTCGACGATTACGACCTGCAGCCGATGAAGGAGAAGGTCCTCGAGGTCAGGAAAAACGACGGACTGTTCGAAGTTAAGACGGGAGGCAACCTTTACAAGTCAAAAGCCGTCATCGTCGCTTCCGGTGCGAGGCATCGGGAGCTTGGCGTGCCGGGGGAGAAGGAATTCCTCGGCCACGGCGTCGCCTACTGCGTGATCTGCGACGCGCCATTTTTCAGAAACAAGGACGTAGCGGTCGTCGGCGGCGGGAATTCAGCCCTGACCACCGCGCTCGAACTGGTGAAGTATGCCAGCAGGATCTATCTTTTATCCAAGAACGAAGGACTCATGGGCGAGCAAACCCTTATCCAGGCTGTTAAGGTGTCAGAAAAGATCGAATTCGTCCCATCGGCCAAAATCCTGAAAATCACCGGAGACAAATTCGTTAATGGTATCGAATTCGAGGTCAAGGGCACAGCTAAAAACCTCGAAGTCCGCGGGGTGTTTATCGAAATCGGGTACATCCCCAATTCAGAGATCATCGACGTCAAGAAAAACAACCGGAACGAGATCATCATCAACGAGAGAAACGAGACGTCAGAAGAAGGGTTATTTGCCGCGGGAGACGTGACCAACATCGAAATCAAGCAGATCGTGGTAGCGGCGGGCGAAGGCGCCAAGGCGGCTCTGGCGGCATCCCAATACCTGGACAGAATCGGAGGCGGTTATGGCCATTGA
- the msrB gene encoding peptide-methionine (R)-S-oxide reductase MsrB — protein MAIEKLIKTNEEWKKILTPAQYHILREGGTEAAGTCAFTIKLEGVFHCIACDNPLFISGTKFESGTGWPSFYEPYSPDSVIFKEDNRGFVKATEVICGRCEGHLGHVFNDGPPPTYKRFCINGLVLKFVKGEKRPST, from the coding sequence ATGGCCATTGAGAAGCTGATCAAAACGAACGAAGAATGGAAGAAGATCCTGACCCCAGCGCAATATCACATTTTGAGGGAAGGCGGGACCGAGGCAGCGGGCACCTGCGCCTTCACAATAAAACTGGAAGGGGTGTTTCACTGCATCGCCTGCGATAACCCGTTGTTCATATCCGGCACCAAGTTCGAATCGGGGACCGGCTGGCCGAGCTTTTATGAACCCTACTCGCCCGATTCGGTCATATTCAAAGAGGACAATCGGGGTTTTGTGAAAGCTACGGAAGTGATCTGCGGCCGGTGCGAGGGGCACCTGGGGCATGTCTTCAACGACGGGCCGCCACCGACCTATAAGAGGTTCTGCATTAACGGACTGGTGCTGAAGTTTGTTAAGGGGGAGAAGCGACCGAGTACTTGA
- a CDS encoding SHOCT domain-containing protein — protein sequence MWWPMHDYGGGGWFLFILGLIIIGLLVWGIIALSRGGGHPMGIGMGQSRGGQTPLDIAKERYAKGEITKDQFDEIKKNLQ from the coding sequence ATGTGGTGGCCAATGCATGATTACGGCGGCGGAGGATGGTTCTTATTCATACTTGGTCTAATTATCATCGGCTTGCTGGTCTGGGGCATTATCGCCTTGTCTCGGGGCGGCGGCCATCCTATGGGGATAGGGATGGGACAATCCCGAGGCGGTCAGACGCCTCTGGATATCGCCAAAGAACGCTACGCCAAAGGCGAAATTACCAAAGACCAATTCGACGAGATCAAAAAGAATTTACAATAA
- the nrdR gene encoding transcriptional regulator NrdR → MNCPNCHHTNFKVVDSREVEDGIRRRRECLGCGFRFTTYERIQPAALFVIKRDGRREEFNKEKLLGGLHKACEKRPLPVGTVDRLANEIEAELVETGRSEIPSALIGDKVMEKLKAVDNIAYIRFASVYRKFTDVTEFKEIIDKLINGDGPSRAQLPLILGEGVKETGRQQSSRHLAMSSKEAGKV, encoded by the coding sequence GTGAACTGTCCAAATTGCCATCATACTAATTTCAAGGTCGTCGACTCGCGCGAGGTCGAAGACGGTATCCGCAGACGCAGGGAGTGCCTGGGCTGCGGCTTCCGTTTCACCACCTACGAGCGGATCCAGCCGGCGGCGCTATTCGTAATCAAGAGGGACGGCCGCCGCGAGGAGTTCAACAAGGAGAAGCTGCTCGGGGGTTTGCACAAGGCCTGCGAGAAGCGTCCCCTGCCGGTGGGCACGGTCGACAGACTGGCGAATGAGATCGAAGCCGAGTTGGTCGAAACCGGGCGCTCCGAGATCCCCTCGGCTCTCATCGGCGACAAGGTGATGGAGAAGCTGAAGGCCGTCGACAATATCGCCTACATCCGCTTCGCCTCGGTATACCGGAAATTCACCGACGTTACCGAGTTCAAGGAAATCATCGATAAGCTAATCAACGGTGACGGACCCTCCCGTGCCCAGTTGCCCCTGATCCTGGGAGAAGGCGTGAAAGAAACGGGTAGACAGCAGTCCAGCCGTCATTTAGCGATGTCATCGAAAGAGGCGGGGAAGGTATGA